The nucleotide sequence GCTGGTCGACGGCCGGCCCACGCTCGTCGCCGTGGTGGCGGGCCTCGTCGTCGGCGCGGCCGTCGGCCTGGCCAACGGGCTGGTGATCACCAAACTCGGCGTCACGCCGTTCATCGCCACCCTGGCAACACTGGTCATCGTCCGCGGGCTGTCCCTCGTATACACCGACGGCCGGGACGTCATCGTCAACGACGAAGCGCTGAAGTACCTCGTGGCCGGCCGGCCGCTCGGCGTGCCCATGCCGATCGTCCTCGCGGTGCTCGCGGCCGTGCTCGCGTGGTGGACGGTCAACCGCACGCGGTTCGGCCGCTGGGTCTGCGCCATCGGCAGCAACCGCGAGGCGGCCGTCATCTCGGGCCTTCCGGTCGACCGCATCCGCATCGCCGTCTACGTACTCGTCGGCCTGGCCGGCGGCGTCTGGGGCGTGCTGATCTCCAGCCAGCTGCAGAAGGGGTCGGGGCAGCTCGGAGCGGGCTTCGAGCTCGACGCCATCACGGTCGTGGTGATCGGCGGGACCAGCCTGCTGGGCGGCAGCGCCTCGGTCATCGGCACCCTGCTCGGGGCGATCCTGATCGAGACCATCCGTAACGGCTTGAACCTGCTGAACACGCCGGCCGCCTACCAGCGCATCAGCGTCGGGCTGTTGCTGGTCGCGGCGCTCGCCGTGCAGGCCATCCGGCGGAAGGCGCCGACGGAGGCCCTCGATGACGTCTGACACCGTGCTGCGCCCCTCGGGCGCGGACCAGGGCGGACCTCGCCGAAGCAGGCCGCGGCCGACGCTCGGACGGCTCTGGGAGACCTGGGGCATCACGGTCGTGCTGATCGCGCTGCTGGCGCTCTCGCCGCTCATCGCGCCCGACTTCCTGACGCAGGCGAACCTGCAGTCGGTGCTGCGCGAGAGCGCCTACCTGGGCATCGTGGCGGCCGGCATGACCTTCGCCATCATGAACGGGACGTTCGACCTCTCGGTGGGCGGCCAGCTCGCCCTCGTCAGCGTCGCGACCCTGGCCGGCTTCTCCGCCGGCGGAACGCTGCTGGCCGTGGCGGCCGCGGTGGCCACCGGCGTGGGGTGCGGGCTGGTGAACGGGGCGCTGGTCACGGCGCTGCGGGTGCCGCCGTTCGTGGCCACGCTGGGCATGCTGTTCGTCTTCCGCGGCATCGCGTACATCTTCACCCAGGACGGGCCGAAGACGCTGCCCTACGACCAGGCCGACTCGTCGTTCGTGAAGATCGGCAGCCTGAACCTGGCGGGCATCCCGGTACCGTTCGTCATCATGCTGGCCGTCTACGCGGCGGCCTGGGTGGTGCTCCGGCGGACGACGACCGGCCGCCAGGTCGTGGCGTTCGGCTCGTCACCCGAGGCGGCGAGGTTCTGCGGTGT is from Jiangella alkaliphila and encodes:
- a CDS encoding ABC transporter permease, encoding MSGQSPGPAPAEARGTRRAPADRVRQALVAAPLAVPLLLVCLVLTLATDRFLTTGNLENVLVAASIVALPGLAMTLCIAMGEFDLSVGSTVALTGAVTCTWLVDGRPTLVAVVAGLVVGAAVGLANGLVITKLGVTPFIATLATLVIVRGLSLVYTDGRDVIVNDEALKYLVAGRPLGVPMPIVLAVLAAVLAWWTVNRTRFGRWVCAIGSNREAAVISGLPVDRIRIAVYVLVGLAGGVWGVLISSQLQKGSGQLGAGFELDAITVVVIGGTSLLGGSASVIGTLLGAILIETIRNGLNLLNTPAAYQRISVGLLLVAALAVQAIRRKAPTEALDDV
- a CDS encoding ABC transporter permease yields the protein MTSDTVLRPSGADQGGPRRSRPRPTLGRLWETWGITVVLIALLALSPLIAPDFLTQANLQSVLRESAYLGIVAAGMTFAIMNGTFDLSVGGQLALVSVATLAGFSAGGTLLAVAAAVATGVGCGLVNGALVTALRVPPFVATLGMLFVFRGIAYIFTQDGPKTLPYDQADSSFVKIGSLNLAGIPVPFVIMLAVYAAAWVVLRRTTTGRQVVAFGSSPEAARFCGVSATRVRLFVFTLVGLCVGIAALTYVTRVWTADGSAQDGFELSVITVVVLGGTSLKGGKGTLIGTFSAVLLVAVLNDILVSQGVGASYQRIVLGTVLITALAIDGLRTRFAAPGSFRRAVLRRSTEVRSSS